The DNA sequence TATAATCATTTATAAATGTTATTAACTCTTCATCAAAATCTTCAATAGATTCTGCATCTAGTATAAAATTTACCACTTTGCTATTGTTTTTTAGTCTCGAATTTATCTGCATTCTTCTTTTATCCATAATCTTTTTATAAGATTTTAATTCTAATGTCCATCTAGTTATTGCTGTTCTTTTTTTGTGTTTTAAATTTTTTATAAAATCGGACTTCTTTATAACTCTATCTTCTTCACTATGTAATACACTTAAGTCTGCTATTTGTTGTATAGAATTAGGATAAAATAAATCTTCTATGTCTTGACCCGACAAGTCAGAACTTTCTAATTCATTTTTAGCTTTTTCGCATATATCTTCAAAACTCTCACCTAATACTAACTCAAATTTCTCTATAAATGATTCCATTCTTATGATTGGCTCCAATTCAGATAAATTTTCTATGTAATATGATGCAATCGTATCTTTTTCAGCTTTAGTGTTACTATCTTTTGTTATTAAATTTTGTATATTAGTACATTTCGGTACAATGATTTTAGAAATATACTTTGCTATATATTCTTTATTCTCTGTTTTAAATATAGATTTTAATTCGTCTATAGTAAGTTCTACTTTTCTACATTCTTCATCAGAAAAATATGCATATAAAGTATATTTAATATTTTCATTTTGATTTTCACAATAATGTACCATCATTTGTAATATTGGTTTGTATAAATCTGATAGTGTATATTTTCCTTTAGTTTCATGGTATTTACACTGTATTGCATTGATTAGTCCATTTGAATTTACATCAATATCTTCAATAATACCTTCAACTGTTATTTCATCATTATCTTCGCTCTCTAAAATTTTTAATAAGGTTAAATTAAATTGATATAAAAAACCCTTTATTGTATAATCTGCTGTTCTCCCCATTTAACTCCTCCATAGTATAATTACGATTTAGTTATAAGCTTAGATATATATTATATAATATTATTATATAATATTGTAATGTAATCCCATTTTTTTCATTTTATTAGTATAAAATATTTTATATAAAAAAGATGTTAATTTCAAATTAACATCTTTTTTTATATTTCAATGGTGAATACAGTTCACCATATGCATACTTGCTATTAAATTTAAGTTAAAGATACTGTTTTTGTTAAAAATCTCGCTCCCTTACTTGTGGTACGGTTCATTGTTATTTATTCTAAAAGATCTATAAACCTGTTCTAAAAGAATTAACTTCATAAGTTGATGAGGGAAAGTCATCTTAGAAAAAGATAATTTATAATCCGCTCTTTTTAAAACCTCATCCGCCAAACCTAAAGATCCTCCTATAATAAAAGTTATATGACTAATACCTCTAACAGCTAGCTTACTTATAGTATCTGCTAATTCTTCTGATGATAAGTTTTTACCATCAATAGCTAAAGCTATAACATAGCTATTATTTTTTATTTTTGATAATATTTTTTGTCCCTCTTTATTTTTTACAATCTCCATGTCCTTATCACTTAAATTCTCTGGGCATTTTTCATCGT is a window from the Paraclostridium sordellii genome containing:
- the rlmH gene encoding 23S rRNA (pseudouridine(1915)-N(3))-methyltransferase RlmH; translation: MNITIISVGKLKEKYLKLGIEEFSKRLSKYCKLDMIELDDEKCPENLSDKDMEIVKNKEGQKILSKIKNNSYVIALAIDGKNLSSEELADTISKLAVRGISHITFIIGGSLGLADEVLKRADYKLSFSKMTFPHQLMKLILLEQVYRSFRINNNEPYHK